The DNA segment CAGCCTGCCGCTGAGCAGAGCGCGGTAGAACCGGTCGAGGTCGGCGGTGGTCGAGACGATGGCTCCGGCGGCGTCGGCGGTGTAGGGCGCGCGGGTTCGGGTGACGTCGATGAGCGTGCCGTCGGGGTACCGGTCGTAACCCTCGGAATGCGGGTCCGGAACGTCCGGGGAAAGGCCCGGCACACTGGTGTCACGCAGACCGAGCGGACGAAGGATGCGCCGGTCGACCTCCTCGGACCACGGGCGCCCGGTCGCCCGTTTGATGATCATCCCGAGCAGGATGTACCCGGCGTTGCAGTACCTCCATGACGTCCCGGGCGCGAAGTCGGGCCGGTGCCGCATGGCCTCTTTCACCAACGCGTCCGGCGGGACGATGTCGAACCGGTGCCGGTAGTAGTCGGCCGGTGTCTCATGTCCTTCGTCGCCTTCATGGATACCGCTCGTGTGCTGGAGCAGCTCACGGACGGTGATCTTGTTACCGTCGTTGCCGTTGCCGTGCACCACGCCGGGCAGCCGGCGTTCGACCGTGTCGTCCAGCGACAGCTTCCCTTCCCCCGCCAACTGCAGGACGACGGTCGCCACGAACGTCTTGGTGGAACTGCCGATCCGGAAATGGTCGTCCGGCTTGACCGGGCGCCGGGTGCCGGCGTCGCCGAAACCACTGGTGGCCGCCAGGTCATGGCTGTCATGCGTCGCACGCGACTGGACCCCTGTCGCCCCGGTCGCGGTGATCGCATCGGTGTCGCGCTGCAACCGGCTCTGGTCGTACGGCTGGGGCGCGGCCGTGCGCGTCGCAGCCGTTCCGCATGCCGCTGCCCCCAGCACAGTCGCCAGGGCCGTGACCGACGCTGCCAGGCGTGCCCGGGGCCCGCGCGGCTTCGGCGCTCTCACGTACCGTGTTGTCCCCCTGACCATGGGATCCATGTGTGACCGATCAGCCGAGCCGGGAGAAACGCCGGGCGGCCACAACCAGTGTGATCAACGCGAGAGCGGCGACGACGGCCAGTTCGGCAGGTGGCGACAGGCGCAGGCCGCCCCAGCTGACCGGCTCGGACAGCATGGCCGGTCCGCGCGGGAGCCGATCGACTCCGGCGGTGTGGCGCATGGCGTCCACGGCATAGGTCAGCGGGTCGAGGCGGGACAGCCACGCCAACCAGCCCGGCAGCGCACTGATCGGGAACATCGTCCCGGACAGGAACATCAGGGGGGCCATCAGGACGCTCAGCGCGGTGGTCAGCGTGCGGGGCCGCCGGACGAAAACCGCGACCGCCGCGGCCAGCACCGTCAGCGCGAACGACGTCAGCGCCAGCTCGGCGGCGAGCACCGCGAACGCCGCGGGCCGGTAGGCGACGTGGAGCAGTCCCGCACTGGCCAGGATCACCATGCCGTGGCAGGTCGCGACCGTCATGCCGCCGAGGCATTTGCCGATCAGCAGGGTGCTCCGCGACACAGGGGCCACGAGCATCTCACGGAGGAAACCGTCCTCCCGCTCCCAGACGATCGACGCGCCCACGGACATCGCGGCGGGTTGTGCCGCCATCACCAGCACACCGGGGAAGAGGAACGTCAGATAGTCCGACGCGGGCCCCATGCCGGAGGCGGCGAAGAGCCCTCCCAGGCCGATACCGAGAATGAAGAGGAACATCAGGGACTCCATCAGGGACACCAGCGTGCCGACCCGATCGCGGAGGAAGTGCAGCATCTCCCGCCGCCACACCATGCGCGCGGCGCCGAGCTCGGCGGCGAGGCCGTGGCTGTACGCGGCGCGTGGCACAGTGCCGTCGGCCATCAGCGGCCTCCCCCGGACTCGTCCCGGATGTGGTGCCCGGTGTGGTGGAGGAAGACGTCGTCGAGGCTGGGCCTCGTGACCGTCACCTCGTGAACCGGGACGTCCAGGCCCGCGCACAGCCGGGGTACCAGGCGCGCTCCGTTCTCCGCCTGGACGCGCAGGCCCCGCGGTCCGGCGACGGCCTCGATTCCGAAGCGTTCGCGCAGCGCCGCGGCCGCCGCCACGTCGTCGCCGGTACGCAGGTCGATGCGGTCGGCGGCGAGCGTCGACTTCAACTCGGCGGGCCTGCCCTGCACGACGATCCGCCCGTCGTGGACGATGGCGACGCGGTCGCACCGCTCGGCCTCGTCGAGGTAATGCGTCGTCAGGAAGATCGTGGTCGCCTCGCGTTCGCGCACCTCGCGAAGGTGTGCCCAGAGCCGGTCGCGCGCCTGCGGGTCCAGACCGATGGTGGGTTCGTCCAGGAACAGCACCCGTGGCCGGTGCAGCAGGCCACGGGCGATCTCCAGACGGCGGCGCATCCCGCCGGAGAAGGTCCGTACGAGGTGGTCACGCCGTGCCGTGAGCCCGGCCAGGTCGAGCATCGCGTCGATCCGGGCGGCCAGCCCGGCCTTGGCCATGGCATACAGGTCGGCGTGGAAGCGGAGGTTCTCCGCGGCGGTGAGCTCCTGGTCGAGCGTGCTCTCCTGGAAGACGATTCCGAGACTCCGCCGCACCAGGCCGGGCGCGGTCCGGGTGTCGTGACCGGCCACCTCGATGCGGCCGGCGGTGGGCATGGCCAGGGTGCACAGCATCGCGATGATCGTGCTCTTGCCCGCGCCGTTCGGACCGAGGAGGCCGAACGTCTCGCCCTGCTCGACCGTGAGGTCGACGCCACGTACGGCGTCCACGTCCGGATAGGACTTGTGGAGGCCGGTCGCCCGTATCGCGGGAACGCCCTGGCTCCGGCACGCGACGGGCGGCACCTGAGCGCTCCGATGGCCGGTTCCGAACACGGTTCCTCCCTCGGGCATTCCTCCGCGTGCGGCGCGACGGCGGCGTCGGGCCCCTTTTGTCATCCGCCGGGTACTGGATCGAGGAGCAGGGGGGACGGGACCCGGTCGGGGTGGGCCAGGCGCAGGAAGTGCATGCCGATGCCGGATCTTCCGATCATGAGTCCGGGAAGGAGGCCCGCCGTGTCCTGGATGAGATCGTTCCGGGTGTCGTCGAAGTGCCGCCATTGCTCGTGCGCCTGGACATTCGCCTCCATCTGAAAGGTCGGCTCGTCGCGCAGCCTGGCGAAACGCAGGAACAGTTCGGCGTTCCCCGACCGGCCGTGGCAGAGCGTGTCGCTCCTCAGCCGGGGGAAGTTCCGTAGCGTCGCCGTGAGGGCGTGGTGGGTGTCGCGCAGCAGCGACTCGTCGTCGCCGTCGAGGAGCGCCCAGCTCGCGATGCGGCTCAGGCCGATGCCGGCGGCGCCGTTGCACCAGGCGTTGGCATAGTAGCGGCCGTCCTGCGGTACGCCGCCGGGGCTGGTGCGCAGGTCGTACCAGTCGTTGGTGGTCTCGTCGAAGTGCCGGGCCTCGTAGGCCAGGGCGCGGCGTCCGGCGATCACGTACTCCGTCCGGTCCGTCAGCCGCCCGAGCCGGATCAGCGTCCACCCGATGCCCGCCGCTCCGTGGGCGAAGCCTGTGAGATTGGCCGGGGCGATGCGAGGATCGGGCGGGGGCCAGCTCAGCGTGCCGGCGTCCGCGACGGCGTGGCGCAGCAGCACTCTC comes from the Microbispora sp. ZYX-F-249 genome and includes:
- a CDS encoding serine hydrolase domain-containing protein, yielding MLGAAACGTAATRTAAPQPYDQSRLQRDTDAITATGATGVQSRATHDSHDLAATSGFGDAGTRRPVKPDDHFRIGSSTKTFVATVVLQLAGEGKLSLDDTVERRLPGVVHGNGNDGNKITVRELLQHTSGIHEGDEGHETPADYYRHRFDIVPPDALVKEAMRHRPDFAPGTSWRYCNAGYILLGMIIKRATGRPWSEEVDRRILRPLGLRDTSVPGLSPDVPDPHSEGYDRYPDGTLIDVTRTRAPYTADAAGAIVSTTADLDRFYRALLSGRLLRPAELGQLKRTVATDAKVRRAFPGARYGLGLFSIPLSCGGHYWGHGGDIVGFMTRNGFSEDGRRGVVVSVSTEYADSEDRSLRQMRAASRLIDHALCGTG
- a CDS encoding ABC transporter permease, which translates into the protein MADGTVPRAAYSHGLAAELGAARMVWRREMLHFLRDRVGTLVSLMESLMFLFILGIGLGGLFAASGMGPASDYLTFLFPGVLVMAAQPAAMSVGASIVWEREDGFLREMLVAPVSRSTLLIGKCLGGMTVATCHGMVILASAGLLHVAYRPAAFAVLAAELALTSFALTVLAAAVAVFVRRPRTLTTALSVLMAPLMFLSGTMFPISALPGWLAWLSRLDPLTYAVDAMRHTAGVDRLPRGPAMLSEPVSWGGLRLSPPAELAVVAALALITLVVAARRFSRLG
- a CDS encoding ABC transporter ATP-binding protein, which translates into the protein MFGTGHRSAQVPPVACRSQGVPAIRATGLHKSYPDVDAVRGVDLTVEQGETFGLLGPNGAGKSTIIAMLCTLAMPTAGRIEVAGHDTRTAPGLVRRSLGIVFQESTLDQELTAAENLRFHADLYAMAKAGLAARIDAMLDLAGLTARRDHLVRTFSGGMRRRLEIARGLLHRPRVLFLDEPTIGLDPQARDRLWAHLREVREREATTIFLTTHYLDEAERCDRVAIVHDGRIVVQGRPAELKSTLAADRIDLRTGDDVAAAAALRERFGIEAVAGPRGLRVQAENGARLVPRLCAGLDVPVHEVTVTRPSLDDVFLHHTGHHIRDESGGGR